One genomic region from Campylobacter concisus encodes:
- a CDS encoding cytochrome-c oxidase — protein MKILSLLTALLFGAVCGFANDGKVRSIDIYVTPYYSANAGKVEYVKVYDKIDKLLKSGKEEDFKKAEKIVQDAPQMVSPITLFVLSARAYDLGLRDDAVFWFYAAKNRAILLRGVIDMEGEKFTDVVAAIGAFMKLVGDVVNPYAFCDIRKQQEIADKALEWTKKNAYEAMFSPEFSSPHEDRKAALAKGIEKLEARNKKEKDYFLDKDNLANFKAMRKQNGTDEKFCF, from the coding sequence ATGAAAATTTTATCACTGCTTACGGCGCTACTTTTTGGAGCGGTATGTGGCTTTGCAAATGATGGCAAAGTAAGAAGTATCGACATCTACGTCACGCCATACTACTCAGCAAATGCTGGCAAGGTGGAGTACGTAAAGGTCTATGACAAGATAGATAAGCTTTTAAAAAGTGGCAAAGAAGAGGACTTTAAAAAGGCTGAAAAGATCGTGCAAGACGCCCCACAAATGGTCTCTCCGATAACTCTTTTTGTTCTTTCAGCTCGCGCATACGATCTTGGACTTCGCGATGATGCGGTATTTTGGTTTTATGCGGCAAAAAATCGCGCGATCTTGCTAAGAGGCGTTATAGACATGGAGGGCGAGAAATTTACTGACGTGGTGGCCGCGATAGGGGCGTTTATGAAGCTTGTTGGCGACGTGGTCAATCCTTATGCATTTTGCGATATCAGAAAGCAACAAGAGATCGCTGATAAAGCGCTTGAATGGACTAAGAAAAATGCCTATGAAGCGATGTTCTCGCCAGAATTTAGCTCGCCTCACGAAGATAGAAAAGCAGCCCTTGCAAAAGGCATAGAAAAGCTAGAAGCGCGCAATAAAAAAGAGAAAGATTACTTTTTAGACAAAGACAATCTTGCTAACTTTAAAGCTATGCGCAAGCAAAATGGCACTGATGAGAAATTTTGCTTCTAA
- a CDS encoding YagU family protein, protein MSNLVTKPRFALAALIGLIAGVVSAFVKWGAEFPLPPRSPMDMFNAACGPESAIRAADAIDCSRNFLNPPYVFLRDYLGVADPNAAIYEFAGHAFNYVMMTHILFSIVFAVAYCVLAEKFPKITIWQGLLVGIIVNIAVHVITLPILGLTPPLWTLPWYEHVSEFVGHMIWFWSIEIIRHDLRARITKEKDPSDYCCCNA, encoded by the coding sequence ATGTCAAATTTAGTAACAAAACCTAGATTTGCTCTGGCTGCGTTAATCGGCCTTATCGCTGGTGTTGTCTCAGCCTTTGTCAAATGGGGAGCGGAATTCCCACTTCCTCCAAGAAGTCCGATGGATATGTTTAACGCTGCTTGCGGACCAGAGAGTGCCATTAGAGCAGCCGATGCGATCGATTGCTCTAGAAATTTCTTAAATCCGCCTTATGTGTTTTTAAGGGATTATTTGGGCGTAGCCGATCCAAATGCCGCCATTTACGAGTTTGCAGGGCATGCATTTAACTACGTAATGATGACGCATATATTGTTTTCGATCGTTTTCGCGGTTGCTTATTGTGTTTTGGCTGAGAAATTTCCAAAGATTACAATATGGCAAGGCTTACTAGTTGGCATTATCGTAAATATCGCTGTTCACGTGATCACATTACCTATTTTGGGGCTTACTCCACCACTTTGGACACTCCCTTGGTACGAGCATGTATCTGAATTTGTCGGCCACATGATATGGTTCTGGTCGATAGAGATCATCCGTCACGACCTAAGAGCTAGGATCACAAAAGAAAAAGATCCGAGTGATTATTGTTGTTGCAACGCATAA
- a CDS encoding 2,3,4,5-tetrahydropyridine-2,6-carboxylate N-succinyltransferase: MSKEFKDANEFKEFFEEFRKKDGYKDPLAFGIARIDRGQKNTDKILQATFAVVNYKESFLSAAAYIYALQKCDVKVDFNGSEFVADLTPKVVKKASKLFSVFEKEISSHKNVQNLHAVKMAFDDDLELNENKFKLVFLFDDAKPLSVEAVYLKLYLISLGKVAPRTIVLDGAFGVLPNVAWTSQNTPIELEWLRENEISLKMFGEYPAIVSVDKFPRFLSHIIPADNTRILDSAKVRMGAAVYPGTVVMPGAAYINFNAGTTGGVMVEGRVSSSVVVGEGSDVGGGASILGVLSGTNGNPVSIGKHCLLGANSVTGVPLGDNCIVDAGIAVLEGTKVYISASEREKLAKLNPEFKFEAEIYKALELGGLNGLHFRQNSQTGQITASASKRAIKLNEALH, from the coding sequence ATGTCTAAAGAGTTTAAAGATGCAAATGAATTTAAGGAATTTTTTGAAGAATTTAGAAAAAAAGATGGCTACAAAGATCCACTTGCTTTTGGTATCGCTAGGATCGATCGTGGACAAAAAAATACAGATAAAATTTTGCAAGCGACTTTTGCTGTTGTAAACTACAAAGAGAGCTTTTTAAGCGCAGCTGCTTATATCTATGCTTTGCAAAAATGTGATGTTAAGGTTGATTTTAACGGCTCTGAATTTGTAGCTGATCTTACACCAAAAGTAGTGAAAAAAGCCAGCAAGCTCTTTAGCGTCTTTGAAAAAGAGATAAGCTCTCATAAAAATGTACAAAATTTGCATGCTGTAAAAATGGCATTCGATGACGATCTTGAACTAAATGAGAATAAATTTAAGCTTGTGTTTTTATTTGATGATGCAAAACCACTTAGCGTGGAGGCCGTATATCTCAAGCTTTACTTGATCTCGCTTGGCAAGGTTGCACCTAGGACGATCGTGCTTGATGGAGCTTTTGGTGTGTTACCAAACGTTGCATGGACTAGCCAAAATACGCCGATTGAGCTTGAATGGTTAAGAGAAAATGAAATTTCTCTAAAGATGTTTGGCGAATACCCAGCGATCGTTAGCGTCGATAAATTCCCAAGATTTTTAAGCCATATTATTCCAGCTGATAATACGAGAATTTTAGACTCAGCCAAGGTTCGCATGGGCGCTGCCGTGTATCCTGGTACAGTCGTTATGCCAGGTGCTGCCTACATTAACTTTAACGCAGGTACAACCGGTGGGGTGATGGTTGAAGGTAGGGTTAGCAGCTCTGTCGTAGTTGGCGAGGGTAGTGACGTAGGTGGCGGAGCTAGCATACTTGGCGTACTAAGTGGCACAAACGGCAACCCTGTAAGCATCGGCAAACATTGCTTGCTTGGCGCAAACTCAGTCACGGGTGTACCTCTTGGTGATAACTGCATCGTGGATGCTGGTATAGCAGTACTTGAGGGCACAAAGGTCTATATATCAGCTAGCGAGCGCGAAAAGCTAGCTAAGCTAAATCCAGAGTTTAAATTTGAAGCTGAAATTTACAAAGCACTTGAGCTTGGCGGGCTAAACGGACTTCATTTTAGACAAAACAGCCAAACAGGTCAGATCACTGCAAGTGCGAGCAAAAGGGCGATCAAGCTAAATGAGGCACTTCATTAA